The Coffea eugenioides isolate CCC68of chromosome 8, Ceug_1.0, whole genome shotgun sequence genome has a segment encoding these proteins:
- the LOC113780424 gene encoding uncharacterized protein LOC113780424: protein MTLSEFDIVFTSQKAVKGQDMADHLAENPKDDDYQPLHTYFPNEEVLFVSTVEDMSEQCPEWRLFFDGAANSFGVGIGAVLVSPEGKHYPGSAKLQFACTNNMAEYEACIFCLKMALEMEVKELIAFSDSNLLVHQTLKQWVTKDSKILPYHCNLLNLAKQFQSLEFRHLPQARNAFADALATLSSMMQYPDELGIEPIRIRLQDKPAHCWVIDKSSGDSSWYNDVKEFIKTGSYPPEASANDKGFLRRMASKFFLNGDISRDSNVTFAGQKLCLTIE, encoded by the exons ATGACTCTTTCAGAGTTTGACATTGTTTTCACTTCGCAAAAGGCCGTCAAGGGACAAGATATGGCCgatcatttggcagaaaatccaaAGGACGATGATTATCAACCGCTCCATACCTATTTCCctaatgaagaggttttatttGTCAGTACCGTAGAAGATATGAGCGAGCAGTGCCCTGAATGGAGATTGTTTTTCGATGGTGCAGCTAATTCTTTTGGAGTCGGAATAGGAGCAGTTCTCGTATCCCCGGAAGGGAAGCATTATCCTGGATCCGCtaaattgcaatttgcttgcACAAACAATATGGCCGAGTATGAAGCATGTATTTTTTGTCTtaaaatggctttggaaatggaaGTTAAGGAGTTAATAGCCTTCAGTGATTCAAATTTACTTGTGCACCAAACATTGAAACAATGggtaaccaaagattcaaaaatccTGCCATACCACTGTAATTTGCTCAATTTGGCTAAACAATTTCAAAGTTTGGAATTCAGACATCTCCCACAAGCCCGAAATGCATTTGCAGATGCCTTGGCCACCCTATCGTCTATGATGCAATATCCGGACGAATTAGGAATCGAGCCTATCCGGATTCGACTCCAAGACAAGCCTGCTCATTGTTGGGTCATAGACAAATCTTCTGGTGATAGCTCTTGGTACAATGATGTTAAGGAATTCATCAAAACCGGGTCTTACCCTCCAGAAGCTAGTGCAAATGACAAGGGTTTCCTGCGCAGAATGGCCTCGaagtttttcttaaatggagat atatccagagattcGAATGTGACATTTGCTGGCCAAAAGCTGTGTCTCACTATTGAATAG